Genomic DNA from Caloenas nicobarica isolate bCalNic1 chromosome 3, bCalNic1.hap1, whole genome shotgun sequence:
TTGTAGGAACCCACCTTGATGTGTTAATTCTGGGCAGCAAAGCACATAAAGACATTTTTGAGGGCCAGATGGTGGGGACTGAGAGACACAAACCCACAACAGTTCCTTCTGGATAGCTCTCCATGGCACTCCTCTCCGTATCTTGGTTTCATGGTTCCTGCTCACCAGCTGAGATTTTAGTCACAGAAATATCTCATGAACAACTCCTGTAACTATCCAGCAGACCAGATACTGTTCCAAGCTTGAAGCCACTGAAAATGTCCATCAGATAGTTAGTCTTCAGGCTTGTAAATCCACTGCTGAAGCCCTGCCTGCTTAATCCAAAAAAGGGCAGTAAATCTGTGCCAGAGAAATTAGCTCCCCATCTTCCCTTGTTGCTCAGCCAATGTTTGGTTCATTCCAGTCTCAAAACCCAGAGGAAACATGTCCTTTTAGCAGATTTATACCTGGGGCAAGCCTGAGAGGAGCTACTTGggactctgctctggtgagacccccctgcagggctggtccagctctgggtcctcagcacaggacacacatggacctgctggagaggggccagaggagccccagaaatgatccgaggctggaacagctctgctgggaggacaggctgagagagctggggggttcagctggggaagaggagctccggggagaccttagcgcagcctttccagacttaaaaggggccagtAAGAAGGATGGGAACAGACCTTTTAACAGGGCgtgttgcaataggacaaggggtgatggttttaaactaaaagaggggagattcagagcagacatgaggaagaaactgtttgcgctgagggtggtgagagcctgtcccaggttggccagaatggtggtggatgaaccatccctggagacatcccaggccaggctggacggggctctgagcaacctgagctggtgcagatgtccctgctcatggcagggggagcactgggggagcttggaaggtcccttccaacccaaaatattctatgattctatgcccCAAAATGGGCCCACATCACACTCAGGATTTCCAGTTGCTGTGGTAACTGATCCCCTGTCCTTAACCTGTTGTGCCACTGAATTGTTCTAGTGCTCACCATCAAGGAAACCACCACTTTCATCTGATTTCCTAGGCATGAGGTGACATAAAAtcaaagaagagaggaaaacgAAGTCTTACAGTCATCCTATGCATTCTTAATCTCTACATAATTCAGTGAGATAACTCTTGATTTACTCCAATGTACAAGGCAAGACATTTCATATGTGGAATGATTCGGGTGTTCCTAAAATGTTGCTTGGTTCCCTTCTGTCtgttcccctccctcccctcctacTCCATGCTATAGTTACTGTTTTGACACAAACTGGAAAGTCTTTGGAGAAAGCACCATTCTGTCCTGTCAGTTTAGAAATCACCATAGATGGGTCAATCGATGCTAAAATTGCTCAGAATTAATGATGGAATTACTGTAAGGTGGAGTTTTGGCTTTGACCCCTTGTAGTTGCTGCTGAAGGTACAAAAATTATCAGGAATATAATCACTGAAGGAGAAATGTTAATGATTCAGCCTCACAGGTTAGGTTTTTTAAGCTGGATTGGGTTTTGCAGGCCACCCTTGCCCACAGGGAAGAAGGGAGTGGCTGCCTCAACATCTTTGATACTACACTTTTGATTTGGCACTGTTTGAAATTTATCCTACCACAGAGCTGCCTCTTTCTTCTGAGAATATAGACATGGTCtaaatgaagaagagaaaattaattcagagtTTGGTAGGCTTCATCACTTCTCAAAGATGAAAGCTGATGCAGGACCAGCATCTTAGTCTTCAGAGAGAAGGACATGGTTTAAGATCCAAAAAGGGCTACAGGCCCCAATTCGTGAAGTCAGCTATTGCAATGCACTGTGAAAGTCAGTCCAGGTTATGGATGGGACTTTCACTGCTGCCCTATCCCCATCACACCtaaagcaaaccccaaacctctTGGTAATCACTGAGCTTTCCCTCATTGCTTTAGGAAGTACAGCATCCAAAACCGCGATGtcaacagaaacaaattttgAGTCCGTATCCAGAGGACAGTGTCCAGTTTTGGACtcccagtttaagaagggcaaggaattactggagagagtccagcggagggacacaaagatgctgaggggtctggagcatctttatgatgaggagacactgagagagctggggctgttgagctggagaagagaagctgagagggatctgatcaatgggatcagtatctcagggtgggtgtcagaggatggagcagactctgttcagtggtgcccaacgccagggtgaggggcaacgggcacagactgaagcacaggagggtccatgtgaacatgaggagaaacttctttgctgggaggtgccagagcctggcccaggctgcccagagcggctgtggagtctccttctctgcagacattcaaacccgcctggaccgacctgtgtgatctgctctggtgaccctgcgtgagcaggggggttggactgggggatctccagagatcccttcaaCCctaaacattctgtgattctctgattctgtgcaATGGATTGTGTGATGTCACATCCTGGTTTCCCCAGCAAAGAAGTGTTGCCTTCAGTGAGAACATGGAATGGGGAAGATGTCCTGAGGTGTCTACAAAAGCATCACTGCTCTGAGTGCTGTTGAAGAATGTTGGTCCAAGACTTGGAGTGAAATGCTGCTCCTCATCCTCTTATGTTTAACTTCTCTGACCAGCAGCATCCatgcaggtttttcttttcttctcaacTTTTTATGTTCAGAAATCACCAGCCCTGTGGGATATACATGTACTGGTAAATGAAATCAGCTTGGGCTTGTTCCTTGTACCTGATGGCATATGAGTACAGCTTGTACTAGAGCCTGATGCTGAATTTGACTCAAATGCACTGAACAATTTTATTCAACCTGCTTATGGAAAATGATCTATGGCCCTGCTAGACCCCAAAGTTTAGCGGCACAAGCAGTGACACTGCTGTACATGGGCAACGTGTCTCGTTTTGTACCCAGAGTGTGGCCTCCGACCAGGTTTCGAGTCCTTTCAGCTGACCGGCAAGAAGATCGCAGGGGGAAGATACGCCAAGGCTGGGGAGTTCCCATGGCACGTGAGCATCCAGAGCAACGGGAAACATATCTGCGGAGGGACCATGATCAGCGCGTTGTGGATTTTAACCGCCGCCCATTGCTTTGCAGAAGAAGTGTGAGTACTCAGGGGAAGCGAGGACAGCCCAGGCACAATGGGTTGGTAACTTTTCTCCTTGGGGGTGTAGGATATGTATGTCCTCGGGGTCAAGTGCATAGTAAATGTGACTGAGCCAGAGAGTCCTGAAAACAGGAATTGTCTCCTGTGGGGAGTATTATGAGAGAAATGTGCAGAAATCTGCAtaaccaggagctgcagaggggaATATTTTGAAGGACGGTCCGAGCAGCCTTGTGTAAGTGCCCATGATGCTGTTCTGATGGCACCAAGTATTTCCTGTATGCATACACACATTGTGGTACCTTGTAAAAAGAGATATATTCCATTCCAGCTTATTCCAACCCCCAAATTACCTTTGTTTTCATATAGCAAAACCCCATGGAGagtctgattttttaaaaaaaatcgaTTTCTAGATAAATCAACCCCATCCAATTCTCAGGGGCAGAGTCCAGCCCTCTGTAAGCTCCCCTCCAAAATTTGGCAGGTCcaagagctggggctgttcagtgACAAACAACCTGTGGCACCACAACCTGGAGCAGCTGGCTCGGGGCAGCGATGCTGAAAATCCAGCCTCCTCCATCTGTTCTCCCCTGAAAATGAGCTTTGCCTAGAAGCGAGGGTAGATTTCTGCGGTATTTATAGCTAACCTGACCCTCCAACTTCCTGAGCGCCACCCTAACCTGCTCGGGGGAGGAAGTACCAACCTTTGTAACACAAAGCCTTCATGTTTGCTTATGTCTacactgcttttgttttgcttctaaGGCCACCAGATCTCACTGTTGTGGTGGGGGGAACTGACCTCAGCTTCCCGCTGGAAGAACATAAGCCGGACAGCTTGATCCTCCACGAAAACTTCGACAGTGTGACCATGCAAAACGATATCGCTCTGATCCTGCTCAGCTCTCCCATCGAGTTCAGCAATGAGAAGATGCCCATCTGCTTGCCCTTCATTTACGACATCAATACGTGGCAACACTGCTGGGCTACTGGGTGGGGAACCACAAATTCAGGTGAGATGCTGTTGGGAGATCTATTTGCTAATGGAAGCCGGTTTTTACCCATTTAAAGTAGATATTCTCTCCCAGGAGGGGTTATCCGCACTGACTTCCACTCTCTACCTCCCTGGTAAACATATCCAGACCCTCACAGCCTCTGCACTTCCATCAATTCTCTGTTCACCTACCTTTGCTCTGCAGGAACTCAGCCTTACTTTGGATGCATTTTTTGGCATCCAAAGACAGACAAGCTCCGCCCTGGTGGGTAAGTTAGGCTGGGTCTGAAGTGGTCTGGAATAAGGGAAACAAAAGTCTAGGGTTGTCTTTGGTTTAATGCCAACCAGATTGATTAAATGGTACTGGCCACCCCTATTCTTCACTCATTTAGAACAGCAGAGAGCTACTGCTAATTGCTCTTGTTTAAGCCCTAATGaaagcagctccagcactgaCTGTGACCCAAAATGTCTGTCCTGAACAAATGTCACTAAATGGCTAATGAGTTATTTCATTATTGGAAAGAGTTAATTGTGACAGAGTGGGCAGCGTGGTGCCTTAGCCCTTCCTAGGATGTAGTAAGTCGATGTCCCATTTAATACTTGTTATTCTGCTCCAAAGGGTTATGGTATCTTTgaaactctgcatttttctttttaggctTTATTTGCCTCACATAACAGTAATACGCAACACAACACTGTGTTATAGTTGTGAAACTCTCCCATTTCACCAAGGTAACGTGCtcctagaaacagaaaaacagggaTCTGCTGCAGAGTCGCTCTACAGTttggcagggttttttttagctggTCTCTTTGCAAAATGCATGGCATGGCTCTGGAGATGGGTCTCCTGCTGTTGGGTGAGCTGACATTGCTTCTGCTCTCCAAATTGCATCCTGCGTGGGGCCAATGTGCTCAGCCCTGGGAgatgtttcagaagaaaaacagtagaaGCTGAGTTTGGTGAGAGGGATGTGTGATGTGGGCGACACCAAAAAGTATGAGGCACTGTTCCTCAGCAGGGGAAAATGCGTCATTTCTTGTCTCTACCAGGCTTTTGTAGATGGACATCTCTCAGCTGGCACCTCAGGTGGCACTAGCCTGACTCCCTTTCAACTGCAACTAGAactcttagaatcacagaagcattttggtgagaagagaccctcaagaccatcaagtccaactgttaacctcacactgtcactaaaccatgtccctaagaacctcatctatgcatcttttaaacacctccagggatgatgactcatGTTGAGCCACCTCCTTGGAGATGCCTCCATTGAAGCCTTTCAATCTGTTGACACTTGCATGGAGTTGCCCCATGTTAGGTGGGAAAGGGACCCGATAACTTTCTGCCTTTTACACTTCACCTTCGAGTCCCACCTTCCCAAAGGCACCAGGACCATTTAGCTCAGTGAAATATGG
This window encodes:
- the LOC135987774 gene encoding serine protease 55-like, whose product is MLLLILLCLTSLTSSIHAECGLRPGFESFQLTGKKIAGGRYAKAGEFPWHVSIQSNGKHICGGTMISALWILTAAHCFAEEVPPDLTVVVGGTDLSFPLEEHKPDSLILHENFDSVTMQNDIALILLSSPIEFSNEKMPICLPFIYDINTWQHCWATGWGTTNSEVAVPASQLLQKARMKLISREQCLERMPELGENVVCAELEKGEKSSCQVDSGGPLVCSYWNTMKWFQVGIISWGEDCAEKPNHEILMSVYSYRGWIEAETALRGKPFFIEGVDNGANHKEVPSRAKTQLVFLEYCLLLFISLIAIRLL